One Halobaculum roseum DNA segment encodes these proteins:
- the nasA gene encoding assimilatory nitrate reductase NasA, which produces MTDPVPTTCMRCAVGCGHLQIGVDAGYGVDSVRGDVSHPVNRGLACQRGISESADPDGEWLTRPLVREDGDLHPTTWDVALDRAVAGLRAAAADDPDGVAVLGSGQQTNEAAYALGKLARGGLGTRYYDANTTLCMASAVTAYYDAFGSDAPPCTYDDIDDAVTHVVWGANPAVAHPVMFRWIEQRAREDDARLIVVDPVETKTAGVADAHVAPDPGTDLALARAVLARVVERDGVDEGFVAGATEGFESLRESLPSVGSAAATAGVDPAVVDDLAAALADPTLIYWGMGVNQSVQGTDTAAALIDLCLATGNLGPGTGPFSLTGQANSMGTRICSSKGSWPGQRPFDDPVERRLLAEAWDVPVDRLPDDPGPGPVGTVEAIEDGPVEAVYAVATNPVAGMPDAGAVRERLSNAFLVVQDAFHTETTALADVVLPAATWGESAGTTTNMERRVSRVRSATALPPDVRTDLDTITTLGERLSPGLFPATEPEAVFHEFAALTAGTPADCSGISYDRLDDAGAVRWPAPDARSEGGYRYRDGDGNGDGDGDEGGVEDPGSDDAGWAFETPSGRARFSSAVDGALAEPVDDDYPLTLTTAREADGYNTGVRSRGDVTDPAPLARAHPDTLAKAGLDGDATVDSDATADGDDTAEGDATATVASRRGAVPVRPEADPAVPRGLVWLPIHHPRTNELTLPETDPKSDEPNLKQCAVRLAPATAGTGESTDAAARDAAAADPEVIGDD; this is translated from the coding sequence GTGACCGACCCCGTCCCGACGACCTGCATGCGGTGTGCGGTCGGCTGCGGACACCTCCAGATCGGGGTCGACGCGGGCTACGGCGTCGACTCCGTCCGCGGCGACGTGTCCCACCCCGTGAACCGTGGCCTCGCGTGCCAGCGCGGGATCAGCGAGTCGGCAGACCCCGACGGCGAGTGGCTCACCCGGCCGCTCGTGCGCGAGGACGGCGACCTGCACCCGACGACGTGGGACGTGGCGCTGGACCGCGCGGTCGCGGGCCTGCGTGCGGCCGCCGCGGACGACCCCGACGGCGTCGCCGTGCTCGGCAGCGGCCAGCAGACCAACGAGGCGGCCTACGCGCTCGGGAAGCTCGCGCGCGGCGGCCTCGGCACGCGCTACTACGACGCCAACACGACGCTGTGCATGGCGAGCGCGGTGACCGCCTACTACGACGCCTTCGGCAGCGACGCGCCGCCGTGCACCTACGACGACATCGACGACGCGGTCACTCACGTGGTTTGGGGCGCCAACCCCGCGGTCGCCCATCCGGTCATGTTCCGGTGGATCGAACAACGCGCCCGCGAGGACGACGCCCGGCTGATCGTCGTCGACCCGGTGGAAACGAAGACCGCGGGCGTCGCCGACGCGCACGTCGCCCCCGATCCCGGGACGGACCTCGCGCTCGCCCGGGCCGTGCTCGCCCGGGTCGTCGAGCGCGACGGGGTCGACGAGGGGTTCGTCGCCGGGGCGACGGAGGGCTTCGAGTCCCTGCGCGAGTCGCTCCCGTCGGTCGGGTCGGCGGCCGCGACCGCCGGCGTCGACCCCGCGGTCGTGGACGACCTCGCCGCCGCCCTGGCCGACCCCACCCTGATCTACTGGGGGATGGGCGTGAACCAGAGCGTGCAGGGCACCGACACCGCCGCCGCGCTGATCGATCTCTGTCTCGCGACGGGGAACCTCGGCCCCGGCACGGGGCCGTTCTCGCTGACCGGACAGGCGAACTCGATGGGGACGCGGATCTGTTCCTCGAAGGGGTCGTGGCCCGGCCAGCGCCCGTTCGACGACCCAGTCGAGCGCCGCCTGCTGGCCGAGGCGTGGGACGTGCCCGTCGACCGCCTGCCGGACGACCCCGGGCCCGGCCCGGTCGGAACCGTCGAGGCCATCGAGGACGGCCCCGTCGAGGCGGTGTACGCGGTCGCGACGAACCCGGTCGCGGGGATGCCCGACGCGGGCGCGGTGCGCGAGCGCCTCTCGAACGCTTTCCTCGTCGTGCAGGACGCATTCCACACCGAAACGACCGCCCTCGCGGACGTGGTGTTGCCGGCGGCGACGTGGGGGGAGTCCGCGGGGACGACGACGAACATGGAGCGGCGGGTGTCGCGGGTGCGGTCCGCGACCGCCCTCCCGCCGGACGTGCGCACCGACCTCGACACGATCACGACGCTCGGGGAGCGGCTCTCCCCGGGACTGTTCCCCGCGACCGAACCCGAGGCGGTCTTCCATGAGTTCGCCGCGCTGACGGCGGGCACCCCGGCCGACTGTTCGGGTATCTCCTACGACCGCCTCGACGACGCCGGCGCGGTGCGGTGGCCCGCACCCGACGCGCGCTCGGAGGGCGGCTACCGCTACCGCGACGGCGACGGAAACGGGGACGGCGACGGCGACGAAGGCGGGGTCGAGGACCCCGGAAGCGACGACGCCGGCTGGGCGTTCGAGACGCCCTCGGGTCGCGCGCGCTTCTCCTCGGCCGTCGACGGCGCGCTGGCGGAGCCGGTCGACGATGACTACCCGCTCACGCTGACCACCGCCCGCGAGGCCGACGGCTACAACACCGGCGTCCGCTCGCGCGGGGACGTGACCGACCCCGCGCCGCTCGCGCGGGCCCATCCCGACACCCTCGCGAAGGCGGGGCTGGACGGGGACGCGACAGTCGACAGCGATGCGACCGCCGACGGCGACGATACCGCCGAGGGCGACGCGACCGCGACGGTCGCCTCGCGCCGCGGGGCGGTGCCGGTGCGGCCGGAGGCCGACCCCGCGGTCCCGCGCGGGCTGGTCTGGCTCCCGATCCACCACCCGCGCACGAACGAGCTGACGCTGCCGGAGACGGACCCCAAATCGGACGAGCCGAACCTGAAGCAGTGTGCCGTGCGGCTGGCACCGGCGACGGCCGGGACGGGCGAGTCGACCGACGCCGCCGCGCGCGACGCCGCCGCGGCCGACCCGGAGGTGATCGGCGATGACTAA
- a CDS encoding nitrite/sulfite reductase: protein MANKKERWKDELYGDAVREKIEEFAERGWESIPEEEREEWFSRFKFWGVFHHRGGQESYFMMRLTNCGGVLEPGQLRAIGEVAREYASGPVSNPEFGDAWVDLTTRQSIQLHWLKLEDIPEIWEKLEAVGVSSRSAGGDTMRNVTGCPVAGKDAGEYVETRPLLERIQTDLRDDDALANMPRKFNISVTGCREGCAQDAINDVALEPARKLMGGEEIRGFNVRAGGGLGGREPRRARSLDVFVRPEHAYEVVRTFVEYYHEEGNRENRNKNRGRFFVDEHGTDAIREALAERVDVELAHAGTNLRDEYTYNAGRSPARGKHDHVGVHGQADGGNYVGLSVPVGRMGAEEAIELADLADEYGSGEVRLTRRQNPLIVDVPDHALDDLLDEPLLETHTPDPTLFDRGAVACTGTEFCSLALTETKARMAVMLRWLRRNVEVPQDVTQLKIHFSGCTADCGQAMTADIGLQGMRARKDGEMVEAMDVGVGGGLGPEPSFIEWTRQRVPADEVPGLIRNLVEAFAALRTEGQSFREWVDATGHETLVELAEPEETDYEDPCLADAKQSWYPFADGESPAPTDASGEPLPSDD, encoded by the coding sequence ATGGCAAACAAAAAAGAACGCTGGAAGGACGAGTTGTACGGCGACGCGGTGCGCGAGAAGATCGAGGAGTTCGCCGAGCGGGGGTGGGAGTCGATCCCGGAGGAGGAGCGCGAGGAGTGGTTCTCGCGGTTCAAGTTCTGGGGGGTGTTCCACCACCGCGGCGGCCAGGAGAGCTACTTCATGATGCGGCTGACCAACTGCGGGGGCGTGTTGGAGCCGGGGCAGCTGCGCGCCATCGGCGAGGTGGCCCGCGAGTACGCGTCCGGGCCCGTCTCGAACCCGGAGTTCGGCGACGCGTGGGTCGACCTCACGACGCGCCAGTCGATCCAGCTCCACTGGCTGAAGCTGGAGGACATCCCGGAGATATGGGAGAAACTGGAGGCGGTGGGCGTCTCCTCGCGCTCGGCCGGCGGCGACACCATGCGCAACGTCACCGGCTGTCCGGTCGCCGGGAAGGACGCCGGCGAGTACGTCGAGACGCGGCCGCTGCTCGAGCGCATCCAGACGGACCTGCGCGACGACGACGCGCTCGCGAACATGCCCCGGAAGTTCAACATCTCGGTGACGGGCTGTCGCGAGGGCTGTGCGCAGGACGCGATCAACGACGTAGCGCTGGAGCCCGCGCGGAAACTGATGGGAGGAGAGGAGATCCGCGGCTTCAACGTCCGCGCGGGCGGCGGCCTCGGCGGCCGCGAACCGCGTCGCGCCCGGTCGCTCGACGTCTTCGTCCGGCCCGAGCACGCTTACGAGGTCGTCCGGACGTTCGTCGAGTACTACCACGAGGAGGGGAACCGCGAGAACCGCAACAAGAACCGCGGCCGCTTCTTCGTCGACGAGCACGGCACCGACGCGATCCGCGAGGCGCTCGCCGAGCGCGTCGACGTCGAGTTGGCCCACGCGGGGACGAACCTCCGCGACGAGTACACCTACAACGCGGGGCGGTCGCCCGCGCGCGGCAAACACGACCACGTCGGCGTCCACGGGCAGGCGGACGGAGGCAACTACGTCGGCCTGTCGGTCCCCGTCGGCCGCATGGGCGCCGAGGAGGCCATCGAACTCGCCGATCTGGCCGACGAGTACGGCTCGGGCGAGGTGCGGCTCACCCGCCGACAGAACCCCCTGATCGTGGACGTGCCCGACCACGCGCTCGACGACCTGCTCGACGAGCCGCTGTTGGAGACGCACACGCCCGATCCGACGCTGTTCGACCGCGGCGCCGTCGCCTGCACGGGGACGGAGTTCTGCTCGCTAGCGCTCACCGAGACGAAGGCGCGGATGGCCGTGATGCTCCGGTGGCTCCGGCGCAACGTGGAGGTACCCCAGGATGTGACACAACTGAAGATCCACTTCTCGGGGTGTACCGCCGACTGCGGGCAGGCGATGACCGCCGACATCGGCCTGCAGGGGATGCGCGCCCGCAAGGACGGCGAGATGGTCGAGGCGATGGACGTGGGCGTCGGCGGCGGCCTCGGGCCGGAGCCGTCGTTCATCGAGTGGACGCGCCAGCGCGTCCCCGCCGACGAGGTACCGGGGCTGATCCGGAACCTCGTGGAGGCGTTCGCCGCGCTGCGCACCGAGGGGCAGTCGTTCCGCGAGTGGGTCGACGCCACCGGCCACGAGACGCTGGTCGAACTCGCCGAGCCGGAGGAGACCGACTACGAGGACCCCTGTCTCGCCGACGCGAAGCAGTCGTGGTACCCCTTCGCGGACGGCGAGAGCCCCGCCCCGACGGACGCCAGCGGCGAACCCCTCCCGAGCGATGACTGA
- a CDS encoding cold-shock protein yields MAKGKVDFFNDTGGYGFIATDDSDDDVFVHMDDIEGGDLEEGEELEFDIETAEKGPRATNVTRL; encoded by the coding sequence ATGGCGAAAGGGAAGGTCGACTTCTTCAACGACACCGGCGGCTACGGTTTCATCGCGACTGACGACTCCGACGACGACGTCTTCGTCCACATGGACGACATCGAGGGCGGCGATCTGGAGGAGGGCGAGGAGCTCGAGTTCGACATCGAGACGGCCGAGAAGGGCCCGCGCGCGACGAACGTTACCCGCCTGTAA
- a CDS encoding isocitrate lyase/PEP mutase family protein yields MSRETQRRRARTLRDLHTDSTDGPLLLANAWDAASAVVFERLGVAAVGTSSAGVAASLGYPDGEHVPREEMIAAIERIAGNVAVPVSADIEAGYGDTPEAVAETVARTLDAGAVGVNLEDGTGDPENPLRPTAEHAARIRAAREAADDAGIPAVVNGRTDVFWAGVGDEADRLDRAVERANAYVDAGSDCVFVPGVADAETIDALATRIDAPLNVLGGPGAPSVPELGDLGVARVSVGSGPMRATLGKLESIGEELLETGTYEGMEGGVPYGDLAELLSAARARREE; encoded by the coding sequence ATGAGCCGCGAGACACAACGGCGACGCGCACGGACGCTCAGGGACCTGCACACGGACTCGACGGACGGACCGCTCCTGCTCGCGAACGCGTGGGACGCCGCCAGCGCCGTCGTGTTCGAGCGCCTCGGCGTCGCCGCCGTCGGCACCTCCAGCGCCGGCGTCGCGGCGTCGCTCGGCTACCCCGACGGCGAGCACGTCCCGCGCGAGGAGATGATCGCGGCGATCGAGCGGATCGCCGGAAACGTCGCCGTCCCCGTCAGCGCCGACATCGAGGCCGGCTACGGCGACACGCCCGAGGCCGTCGCCGAGACGGTCGCGCGCACGCTCGACGCCGGCGCCGTCGGCGTCAACCTGGAGGACGGCACCGGCGACCCCGAGAACCCGCTGCGGCCGACGGCCGAGCACGCCGCCCGGATCCGGGCGGCCCGCGAGGCCGCCGACGACGCGGGGATCCCGGCGGTCGTCAACGGCCGCACGGACGTGTTCTGGGCCGGCGTCGGCGACGAGGCGGACCGGCTCGACCGCGCGGTCGAGCGCGCGAACGCCTACGTCGACGCCGGGAGCGACTGCGTGTTCGTCCCCGGCGTCGCGGACGCGGAGACGATCGATGCGCTCGCAACCCGGATCGACGCGCCGCTGAACGTCCTCGGGGGCCCCGGCGCGCCGTCCGTTCCCGAGCTCGGCGACCTCGGCGTCGCGCGCGTCAGCGTCGGCTCCGGCCCGATGCGCGCGACCCTCGGGAAGCTGGAGTCGATCGGCGAGGAACTGCTGGAAACCGGGACCTACGAGGGGATGGAGGGCGGGGTGCCGTACGGCGACCTCGCGGAGTTGCTGTCGGCGGCGCGGGCGCGACGCGAGGAGTAG